In Pan troglodytes isolate AG18354 chromosome 21, NHGRI_mPanTro3-v2.0_pri, whole genome shotgun sequence, one genomic interval encodes:
- the SRSF6 gene encoding serine/arginine-rich splicing factor 6: MPRVYIGRLSYNVREKDIQRFFSGYGRLLEVDLKNGYGFVEFEDSRDADDAVYELNGKELCGERVIVEHARGPRRDRDGYSYGSRSGGGGYSSRRTSGRDKYGPPVRTEYRLIVENLSSRCSWQDLKDFMRQAGEVTYADAHKERTNEGVIEFRSYSDMKRALDKLDGTEINGRNIRLIEDKPRTSHRRSYSGSRSRSRSRRRSRSRSRRSSRSRSRSISKSRSRSRSRSKGRSRSRSKGRKSRSKSKSKPKSDRGSHSHSRSRSKDEYEKSRSRSRSRSPKENGKGDIKSKSRSRSQSRSNSPLPVPPSKAHSVSPPPKRATSRSRSRSRSKSRSRSRSSSRD; the protein is encoded by the exons ATGCCGCGCGTCTACATAGGACGCCTGAGCTACAACGTCCGGGAGAAGGACATCCAGCGCTTTTTCAGTGGCTATGGCCGCCTCCTCGAAGTAGACCTCAAAAATGG GTACGGCTTCGTGGAGTTCGAGGACTCCCGCGACGCCGACGACGCCGTTTACGAGCTGAACGGCAAGGAGCTCTGCGGCGAGCGCGTGATCGTAGAGCACGCCCGGGGCCCGCGTCGCGATCGCGACGGCTACAGCTACGGAAGCCGCA GTGGTGGAGGTGGATACAGCAGTCGGAGAACATCTGGCAGAGACAAATACGGACCACCTGTTCGTACAGAATACAGGCTTATTGTAGAAAATCTTTCTAGTCGGTGCAGTTGGCAAGATTTAAAG GATTTTATGCGACAAGCAGGTGAAGTAACCTATGCGGATGCCCACAAGGAACGAACAAATGAGGGTGTAATTGAGTTTCGCTCCTACTCTGACATGAAGCGTGCTTTGGACAAACTGGATGGCACAGAAATAAATGGCAGAAATATTAGGCTTATTGAAGATAAGCCACGCACAAGCCATAGGCGATCTTACTCTGGAAGCAGATCCAG GTCTCGATCTAGAAGACGGTCACGAAGTAGGAGTCGCAGGAGCAGCCGCAGTAGATCTCGAAGTATCTCAAAAAGTCGCTCCCG TTCCAGGTCGCGGAGCAAAGGTCGATCACGTTCTCGATCAAAAGGCAGGAAATCTAGATCAAAGAGCAAATCTAAGCCCAAGTCTGATCGGGGCTCCCATTCACATTCTCGAAGCAGATCTAAGGATGAGTATGAGAAATCTCGAAGCAGGTCTCGGTCCCGATCccccaaagaaaatggaaagggtGATATAAAGTCAAAATCCAGATCAAGGAGCCAGTCCCGTTCCAATTCGCCGCTACCTGTTCCACCCTCAAAGGCCCATTCTGTGTCCCCTCCACCAAAAAGAGCTACTTCAAGATCCCGTTCTAGATCTCGCTCAAAGTCAAGATCAAGGTCCAGGTCGAGTTCCAGAGATTAA